Proteins from one Natrinema salinisoli genomic window:
- a CDS encoding SHOCT domain-containing protein, whose protein sequence is MGRLSSVLLKGLGVLVLAGIVLSVVGTIVGIALSIVAAVLSMIVSLAILCVFVLAVIGLVSVLDSGSTTEDETDAPRHSTDETDPEEHLRSRYVAGELTDAEFERELERLLSSDERRGRTGPNRSGTRDGVSDRHRLRDR, encoded by the coding sequence ATGGGACGTCTCAGCTCCGTCCTCCTGAAAGGACTCGGCGTACTCGTACTCGCGGGGATCGTCCTGAGCGTCGTCGGAACGATCGTCGGAATCGCCCTCTCGATCGTCGCAGCCGTCCTCTCGATGATCGTGTCGCTCGCCATCCTCTGCGTGTTCGTCCTGGCCGTCATCGGATTGGTTTCGGTACTCGATAGCGGGTCGACGACCGAGGACGAGACGGACGCACCACGGCACTCCACCGACGAGACCGACCCGGAAGAACACCTTCGCTCGCGGTACGTCGCCGGCGAGCTCACCGACGCGGAGTTCGAACGGGAACTCGAGCGGCTGCTCAGTTCGGACGAACGCCGTGGTCGAACGGGACCAAACCGTTCGGGTACTCGCGACGGCGTGAGCGATCGGCATCGGCTCCGAGATCGGTAA
- a CDS encoding MBL fold metallo-hydrolase encodes MDVQLLGGAREIGRSAILVDDTLLLDFGMDSGNPPSFPVGDVDPDAVVVSHGHLDHVGSVPALLAGDARPSIHWTPPTYDLTMVLARDTLKLHGGSYDCPFTEAELARVAQVSETHGYEDTFEAAGYEITFFDAGHVPGSAHVLVDDGETELLYTGDFHTEEQRLLDGTTARPEADVVLCESTYSDVTRPPREEIERGFAESLRTTIWEGGTVVVPAFGIGRTQEILCICEEYDLECYVDGMGKRVTELFLRDRNRTFLRDPELLRRAKGNARFVDGRDGQRERIAEQNTVIVTTSGMLHGGPAMTYVPAIRAHPTNKIAMTGYQVEGTPGRDLLETGSAEIDGRVMPVSAQVEQYDFSAHADRNGIRTFLESYEDTRVLVNHGDRCEAFAKELRADGYDAAAPELGARLEL; translated from the coding sequence ATGGACGTCCAGTTGCTGGGTGGCGCGCGCGAGATCGGTCGGAGCGCGATTCTCGTCGACGACACGCTGTTGCTCGATTTCGGCATGGATTCGGGGAACCCGCCGTCGTTTCCGGTGGGCGACGTCGACCCCGACGCCGTCGTCGTCAGTCACGGCCACCTCGATCACGTCGGCTCCGTCCCGGCGCTCCTGGCGGGCGACGCGCGGCCGTCGATCCACTGGACGCCGCCGACCTACGACCTCACGATGGTGCTGGCCCGCGACACGCTGAAGCTCCACGGGGGAAGCTACGACTGCCCGTTTACCGAGGCCGAACTCGCTCGCGTCGCACAGGTGTCCGAGACCCACGGCTACGAGGACACGTTCGAGGCCGCGGGCTACGAGATCACGTTCTTCGACGCCGGCCACGTGCCGGGCAGCGCCCACGTGCTCGTCGACGACGGCGAGACCGAACTGCTCTACACCGGCGATTTTCACACCGAGGAGCAACGATTACTCGACGGGACGACGGCACGACCGGAGGCCGACGTCGTCCTCTGCGAGAGCACCTACTCCGACGTGACCCGACCGCCCCGCGAGGAGATCGAACGCGGGTTCGCCGAGAGCCTGCGGACCACGATCTGGGAGGGCGGTACCGTCGTCGTCCCAGCGTTCGGCATCGGCCGCACGCAGGAGATCCTCTGCATCTGCGAGGAATACGACCTCGAGTGTTACGTCGACGGGATGGGAAAACGCGTCACGGAGCTCTTCCTGCGCGACCGAAACCGAACGTTTCTCCGCGATCCGGAGCTGCTACGTCGAGCGAAGGGCAACGCTCGGTTCGTCGACGGTCGCGACGGCCAGCGCGAGCGGATCGCCGAGCAAAATACGGTCATCGTCACGACGAGCGGGATGCTCCACGGCGGTCCCGCGATGACGTACGTCCCCGCGATCCGGGCGCACCCGACGAACAAGATCGCGATGACCGGCTATCAGGTCGAGGGGACGCCCGGTCGCGACCTGCTCGAGACCGGCAGCGCCGAGATCGACGGCCGGGTGATGCCGGTCAGCGCCCAGGTCGAACAGTACGATTTCTCCGCGCACGCGGATCGGAACGGCATCCGGACGTTCCTCGAGTCCTACGAGGACACGAGGGTGCTGGTCAACCACGGCGATCGGTGTGAAGCGTTCGCCAAGGAACTCCGAGCCGATGGGTACGACGCGGCTGCCCCCGAGCTCGGCGCGCGGCTTGAACTCTGA
- a CDS encoding zinc ribbon domain-containing protein, which translates to MRPPNGSGNDHETLVLLELVAVPIALLATFFTLALAELLAVAISMAIDAAGVGGAVLPVVNVVIGLGTLLVLFGGGGLLVVGYRYCFDSWFDEVNALPLLLVPAIGIAVSVGYSIWTTGSIRLSSWLFFPIAISAYALAYRTIAIDSLRRDRERDGLVAGALTAFPVVVVLLDLASRMIGSGRPIARTLDPVAVGGGTPMVRSVVIAVPILVTVLYGIETLYSRQSRWDGPDWSVPVSRNAISSRTPSAGSLPNLRDTISDLTSRMRSDSSGRQPTGAGAGRPSSKKARSSSDVVPSSPGTGSAPRSGSKSNDASSSNSSADRAASTSADDGPSASPTDTSDADDPSPDTQSGGAGTDDPSSADAASSAADSSSDGTGSDTRIFVDDFDQYIPDETPVETCPDCEKEIPSDGVYNFCPFCGGDL; encoded by the coding sequence ATGCGCCCCCCGAACGGATCAGGTAACGACCACGAAACACTCGTTCTCCTGGAACTGGTCGCGGTTCCCATCGCGTTGCTGGCGACGTTCTTCACCCTCGCTCTCGCCGAACTCCTCGCGGTCGCGATTAGCATGGCGATCGACGCCGCGGGTGTCGGTGGTGCCGTTCTCCCAGTCGTCAACGTCGTGATCGGACTCGGGACGCTGCTGGTTCTCTTCGGGGGTGGCGGACTCCTCGTCGTCGGCTATCGCTACTGCTTCGACTCGTGGTTCGACGAAGTCAACGCGCTTCCCCTGTTGCTCGTTCCGGCTATCGGTATCGCCGTTTCAGTCGGCTACTCGATCTGGACTACCGGTTCGATACGGCTCTCCTCGTGGCTCTTCTTCCCAATCGCTATCTCGGCGTACGCGCTGGCGTACCGGACGATCGCGATCGATTCGCTCCGCCGAGACCGCGAACGCGACGGGCTGGTCGCCGGTGCTCTCACCGCGTTCCCGGTCGTCGTCGTGCTGCTCGACCTCGCCAGCCGAATGATCGGTTCGGGACGACCGATCGCGCGGACACTGGATCCGGTGGCAGTCGGCGGGGGAACACCGATGGTGCGATCCGTCGTGATCGCCGTTCCGATCCTCGTCACGGTACTCTACGGCATCGAGACGCTCTACAGTCGACAATCGCGATGGGACGGGCCCGACTGGTCGGTCCCGGTCTCCCGAAACGCGATTTCGTCCCGCACGCCGTCTGCCGGATCGCTGCCGAATCTCAGAGACACGATTTCCGACCTCACGTCGCGCATGCGATCGGACTCGTCCGGTCGGCAGCCCACCGGCGCGGGTGCTGGCCGACCCTCCTCGAAGAAGGCTCGATCCTCCAGCGACGTCGTTCCGTCGAGCCCGGGAACGGGATCCGCTCCTCGCAGCGGGTCGAAATCGAACGATGCCTCCAGTTCGAACTCGTCGGCCGACCGTGCCGCGAGCACGTCGGCGGACGACGGGCCGTCCGCGAGCCCCACCGACACGTCGGACGCGGACGATCCGTCTCCAGATACACAATCCGGAGGCGCTGGCACTGACGACCCATCGTCTGCCGACGCTGCTAGCTCGGCCGCCGACTCGAGCAGCGACGGGACCGGTTCCGATACCCGGATATTCGTCGACGACTTCGATCAGTACATTCCCGACGAGACGCCGGTCGAAACGTGCCCCGACTGCGAGAAAGAGATCCCGTCGGACGGCGTCTACAATTTCTGTCCGTTCTGCGGCGGCGACCTGTGA
- a CDS encoding double zinc ribbon domain-containing protein: protein MAEQTEFSCVSCETTFDPSPNGGFCPNCNTPHPDYEAPSGDDADSSDEESETVDDATDAEDDVEVEYDEEEEAETDGDDDAEADTDGDDAEDDGAEPGEDEPATIECQSCDSTVDASAAFCPNCGEELEEEDESEADEPVELTECPDCGNSIDEESFCPSCGTDLDAIRESGGVDDAGDEEAADEAGDDEGNDEADDADDETADDEASDDEASDDEADDVPTEVTLEIDGEPYTFGDGDVFGRRDEEWLADLVSASGGREEARYLSSEHLEFAVEDDGVYVTDVSTNGTKRNGTAMDGSEEKLEDGDTLELAGRAEIDVTLS from the coding sequence ATGGCAGAACAAACCGAATTCAGCTGCGTCTCGTGTGAAACGACGTTCGATCCGTCCCCGAACGGCGGATTCTGTCCGAACTGTAACACGCCACACCCCGACTACGAAGCGCCGAGTGGTGACGACGCTGATAGTTCCGACGAGGAGTCCGAAACCGTCGACGACGCGACCGATGCCGAGGACGACGTCGAGGTAGAATACGACGAAGAAGAAGAGGCAGAGACGGACGGCGACGACGACGCGGAAGCGGACACCGACGGCGACGATGCCGAAGACGACGGAGCGGAGCCGGGAGAGGACGAGCCGGCGACGATCGAGTGCCAGTCGTGTGACTCGACGGTCGATGCGTCGGCAGCGTTCTGCCCGAACTGCGGGGAGGAACTCGAGGAAGAGGACGAGAGCGAGGCGGACGAGCCGGTGGAGCTCACCGAGTGTCCGGACTGCGGGAACTCCATCGACGAGGAGTCGTTCTGCCCGAGCTGCGGGACGGATCTGGATGCGATTCGGGAAAGCGGAGGCGTCGACGATGCCGGCGACGAGGAAGCCGCTGACGAGGCCGGTGACGACGAGGGCAATGACGAAGCCGACGACGCCGACGATGAAACCGCAGACGACGAAGCGAGCGATGACGAGGCATCGGACGACGAAGCCGACGACGTCCCGACCGAAGTGACGCTCGAGATCGACGGCGAACCCTACACGTTCGGTGACGGTGACGTGTTCGGCCGACGCGACGAGGAGTGGCTCGCGGACCTGGTTTCGGCGAGCGGCGGCCGCGAAGAGGCCCGATATCTCTCGAGCGAGCACCTCGAGTTCGCGGTCGAAGACGACGGCGTCTACGTGACTGACGTCAGTACGAACGGGACGAAGCGCAACGGAACTGCCATGGACGGTTCCGAGGAGAAGCTCGAGGACGGCGATACGCTCGAGCTCGCCGGTCGTGCGGAGATCGACGTGACGCTGTCGTAG
- a CDS encoding vWA domain-containing protein: protein MTTDFSTKLNRPYVPENGGGITCELTIEPDDDGNDEPTERHIALCIDSSGSMSYKKMDQVRDATNLVFGLLNDQDYLSIVTFDTEVDVIMEATRWGDIERSEAEAKLDEIETRGGTDIYAGLEEARKSLRGLDEGEGIAKRILLLSDGRDIRLEEPDFEPLAKATADGGTSIYSAGIGSNYDKGIIRTLGEHSQGQWAHVENPMDIRSFFGDVVQEASTVVANNPELVIDLEEGCEVGDVYRRLPQVQEVDVEHAGGSAIIGLPDLLDREQQKVVLTMDAPVGEIGTTATIANVDLQAGSASASTDISVSYTDDEEKLATQNEDVTLSYRETDLRTRIAHADDEEEIEEVKDLIDETEVITGETEITDALRENVTRIEEGDEEEVREIQENTTVVYDAGRFD from the coding sequence ATGACGACCGACTTCTCAACGAAACTGAATCGACCGTACGTGCCGGAGAACGGGGGCGGAATTACCTGCGAACTCACTATCGAACCGGACGACGACGGGAACGACGAGCCGACGGAGCGACACATCGCGCTCTGTATCGACAGCAGCGGGTCGATGTCCTACAAGAAAATGGACCAGGTTCGCGACGCGACGAACCTCGTCTTCGGGCTCCTGAACGATCAGGACTACCTGAGTATCGTCACGTTCGATACCGAGGTCGACGTCATCATGGAAGCGACCCGGTGGGGAGACATCGAGCGCAGCGAGGCCGAGGCGAAGCTCGACGAAATCGAAACCCGCGGCGGGACCGACATCTACGCCGGCCTCGAGGAGGCGCGAAAGTCGCTGCGCGGCCTCGACGAGGGAGAGGGGATCGCAAAGCGGATCCTGCTGCTCTCGGACGGCCGCGACATCCGACTCGAGGAGCCGGACTTCGAGCCGCTGGCGAAGGCGACCGCGGACGGCGGGACGTCGATTTACTCCGCCGGGATCGGCTCGAATTACGACAAGGGTATCATTCGGACGCTGGGCGAGCACTCCCAGGGCCAGTGGGCTCACGTGGAGAACCCGATGGACATCCGATCGTTCTTCGGGGACGTCGTCCAGGAGGCGTCGACGGTCGTCGCGAACAACCCCGAACTGGTGATCGATCTGGAGGAGGGCTGTGAGGTCGGCGACGTCTACCGTCGGCTCCCGCAGGTGCAGGAGGTCGACGTCGAGCACGCCGGGGGAAGTGCGATCATCGGACTGCCGGACCTGCTGGACCGCGAGCAACAGAAGGTCGTCCTGACCATGGACGCTCCCGTGGGCGAAATCGGGACGACCGCGACGATCGCCAACGTCGACCTGCAGGCCGGGTCGGCGTCGGCATCGACCGACATCTCGGTCAGCTACACCGACGACGAGGAGAAACTGGCGACCCAGAACGAGGACGTCACCCTCAGCTACCGCGAGACGGATCTCCGCACCCGTATCGCCCACGCCGACGACGAAGAAGAGATCGAGGAGGTCAAGGACCTGATCGACGAGACCGAGGTCATCACCGGCGAGACGGAGATAACGGACGCACTCCGAGAGAACGTCACGCGGATCGAGGAAGGCGACGAGGAAGAGGTCCGCGAGATTCAGGAGAACACGACGGTCGTCTACGATGCCGGCCGGTTCGACTGA
- a CDS encoding serine/threonine protein kinase encodes MSEPTAGDELAGRYEIQEQLGRGGFGVVWAATDTDTGQSVALKHPNYNGNAPDDLVDKYFERERDVLEDIRDAGGHPNIMGYYRKEHGFGMPVLVIEAIDGEELGTVVKNDDPITDDDEVREIGIGICDALSFLHDHDLIYRDLKPDNIMINGTRNPKIIDFTTAKGFVPERGGAEFTTESSASSAAGESNADSTVPGEFKPPELNQGSEQRQGPWSDVYSIGKILCYLKVGWVPDDDGVAPSDFGIETAPYMDEIIRLSTQHDTVDRYPNASVLKRSLEKRDATMPAQASVHWLGRDERWTISPGDTIGRVTPDGPRPSIMLEDDRHKALSAVHCRFDTDEDGNWRVIDTSLNGTYISKHDEQEWHLLLSEAGQERQRRHGESVPDDLEASTALEGGDTIALVSPSYPERFYFQFDHQPVE; translated from the coding sequence ATGTCAGAGCCAACAGCCGGAGACGAACTCGCCGGCCGGTACGAGATTCAAGAACAGCTCGGGAGGGGCGGCTTCGGCGTCGTGTGGGCCGCAACCGACACCGACACGGGACAGTCGGTCGCACTGAAACACCCCAACTACAACGGGAACGCGCCGGACGACCTCGTCGACAAGTACTTCGAGCGAGAGCGGGACGTCCTCGAGGACATCCGCGACGCGGGCGGCCATCCGAACATCATGGGGTACTACCGGAAGGAACACGGGTTCGGAATGCCGGTCCTCGTCATCGAGGCGATCGACGGCGAGGAGCTCGGCACGGTCGTCAAGAACGACGATCCTATCACCGACGACGACGAGGTCCGCGAGATCGGCATCGGGATCTGCGACGCGCTCTCCTTCCTCCACGATCACGACCTCATCTACCGGGACCTCAAGCCGGACAACATCATGATCAACGGAACCAGGAACCCGAAGATCATCGACTTCACCACGGCCAAAGGGTTCGTCCCCGAACGCGGCGGTGCCGAGTTCACGACGGAGAGTTCTGCGAGTTCCGCGGCCGGGGAGTCGAACGCGGACTCGACCGTCCCGGGGGAGTTCAAACCGCCGGAACTGAATCAGGGCTCGGAACAGCGGCAGGGCCCCTGGAGCGACGTCTACTCGATCGGGAAGATCCTGTGTTACCTCAAGGTCGGCTGGGTCCCCGACGACGACGGCGTCGCACCCTCGGACTTCGGCATCGAGACGGCGCCGTACATGGACGAGATCATCCGGCTCTCGACCCAGCACGATACCGTCGACCGGTATCCCAACGCGTCCGTTCTCAAGCGATCCCTCGAGAAGCGCGACGCGACGATGCCGGCGCAGGCGTCGGTCCACTGGCTCGGCCGCGACGAGCGGTGGACGATCAGTCCGGGCGACACCATCGGCAGGGTGACGCCTGACGGACCTCGGCCCTCGATCATGCTCGAGGACGACCGACACAAGGCCCTCTCGGCCGTTCACTGCCGGTTCGACACCGACGAGGACGGGAACTGGCGGGTCATCGACACCAGTCTCAACGGCACCTACATCAGCAAACACGACGAACAGGAGTGGCACCTCCTGCTGTCGGAGGCCGGACAGGAACGCCAGCGACGCCACGGGGAGTCGGTTCCCGACGATCTCGAGGCGTCGACGGCGCTCGAGGGCGGCGACACGATCGCGCTGGTCAGTCCATCCTACCCCGAGCGGTTCTACTTCCAGTTCGATCACCAACCCGTGGAATGA
- a CDS encoding protein phosphatase 2C domain-containing protein yields MEYASTIDIGARKQRRDGINEDGIATAVFENQHRQTERPVGVFVLGDGVGGEDCGDVAAFLATTVVRKRLTDALLGPGTDVPERFGIDSYEPTPPTADADPNGAVSEGKIKTAIQEGIDAAHQHIQEFAQSIGGRPATTLVVGVYVDGHLHYGWVGDSRIYVINERHEETKQLTRDHAVTNDLLEKGEIDDEVYARIHPDATAITNVVGGSAHGQPSVDVEFGSTEIYRDDIILFTSDGLVDAFPDNRSLRETYQQATDMDAAREEIRESLVTDDEIRDIVLGADDLREGVEQLVSFANDRGGKDNLSLTLARDRGTTPSPDSPPLRGAATDTRELTNQETIIDPPEEAAESGSATDSGDSGGSTRAGSEANASSGGSRRSSQDGGTAKVVSAGEGDPPTAAVTIAGDETIFEIVDGVTIGRTTDGSDQSPNIGLVVGDDASVEPHHVRLECDDDGYWQVRDISAVGTFVETGDGTWTVLLSSEGADLHREHGFDPSTAADGDLDETTRLEEGMAFTFEDPRKEDPITFRFFSSVEHAQNRTRWSDSTDGRPFNGFST; encoded by the coding sequence ATGGAATACGCGAGCACTATCGATATCGGCGCACGGAAGCAACGACGCGACGGAATCAACGAGGACGGCATCGCGACGGCGGTCTTCGAGAATCAACACCGGCAGACGGAACGGCCGGTCGGAGTCTTCGTCCTCGGTGACGGGGTCGGCGGCGAGGACTGCGGCGACGTCGCCGCCTTCCTGGCGACGACCGTCGTCAGGAAGCGGCTCACCGACGCCCTCCTCGGTCCCGGAACGGACGTCCCGGAACGGTTCGGTATCGACTCCTACGAGCCGACGCCGCCGACGGCCGACGCCGACCCGAACGGGGCCGTCTCCGAAGGAAAGATCAAAACCGCGATTCAGGAGGGGATCGACGCTGCCCACCAGCACATCCAGGAGTTCGCCCAGAGCATCGGCGGCCGCCCGGCGACGACGCTCGTCGTCGGCGTCTACGTCGACGGGCACCTCCACTACGGCTGGGTCGGCGACAGCCGGATCTACGTCATCAACGAGCGCCACGAGGAAACGAAACAGCTCACGCGGGATCACGCCGTCACGAACGACCTGCTCGAGAAGGGGGAGATCGACGACGAGGTGTACGCCCGCATCCACCCCGATGCGACGGCGATCACGAACGTCGTCGGCGGCTCCGCGCACGGCCAGCCGAGCGTCGACGTCGAGTTCGGGTCCACCGAGATCTACCGCGACGACATCATCCTGTTTACGAGCGACGGCCTGGTCGACGCGTTCCCGGACAACCGCTCGCTTCGGGAGACGTACCAGCAGGCGACGGACATGGACGCCGCTCGCGAAGAGATCCGCGAGTCGCTGGTCACGGACGACGAGATCCGAGATATCGTCCTCGGGGCCGACGATCTCCGGGAGGGGGTCGAGCAACTCGTCTCGTTCGCCAACGACCGCGGCGGCAAGGACAACCTCTCCCTGACGCTGGCCAGGGATCGGGGAACGACGCCGTCGCCGGACTCGCCGCCGCTTCGCGGTGCGGCCACCGACACTCGGGAGCTGACGAACCAAGAGACGATCATCGATCCGCCCGAGGAGGCCGCCGAGTCCGGTTCGGCGACCGACTCCGGTGATAGCGGCGGAAGCACGCGAGCCGGAAGCGAGGCGAACGCCTCGTCCGGCGGCTCGAGGCGATCGTCACAGGACGGCGGAACGGCGAAGGTAGTTTCGGCCGGCGAGGGCGACCCGCCGACGGCCGCGGTCACGATCGCGGGTGACGAGACCATCTTCGAGATCGTCGACGGCGTCACCATCGGCCGGACGACGGATGGGAGCGACCAGAGCCCGAACATCGGTCTGGTCGTCGGCGACGACGCGTCCGTCGAGCCCCACCACGTCCGGCTGGAGTGCGACGACGACGGCTACTGGCAGGTCCGCGATATCAGCGCCGTCGGGACGTTCGTGGAGACCGGCGACGGGACGTGGACGGTGCTGCTCTCGAGCGAGGGGGCCGACCTCCATCGCGAGCACGGGTTCGACCCGAGCACCGCCGCCGACGGCGATCTCGACGAGACGACCCGACTGGAAGAGGGGATGGCGTTCACGTTCGAGGACCCCCGGAAGGAGGACCCGATCACGTTTCGCTTCTTCTCGTCGGTCGAGCACGCCCAGAACCGGACGCGCTGGAGTGACTCGACGGACGGGAGGCCCTTCAATGGGTTCTCCACGTAA
- a CDS encoding serine/threonine protein kinase has product MTEGERTGTIVDDRFRLEERLAAGGLGTVWRATDREREIQVALKCENDGSHDPEQVRAHFQGELQWFRRFEGGPVPGSLVQFVDGAVDGDTVYIATELIRGGSVDDVVDRETDPEPALERVRELGGPVCRTLEFLHGNGVAHLDVTPSNVLVRRSGQPAVIDLNAAVATETEPDVRFGRDPFKPPEQTRTNNPTASIGPWSDVYALGRFLAVLLTGTTEADSNEAREPVDLQSRGVNCPSALSDPIRRATAPNYRDRFDDAGDLYDALVPFLEVSDRAAELVHEPSERAVRVRPGDTVGRWAADGRTPTVVFPDDERYLCPEHAALECDEEGWQLRDRSLNGTFVQREGPWEYVLSREGRERRRDADAPLPRPDPPASIRLADGDRISPVSPDYGCHVVFRPEE; this is encoded by the coding sequence ATGACGGAGGGCGAGCGGACGGGCACGATCGTCGACGACCGGTTCCGTCTCGAGGAGCGACTCGCCGCCGGCGGTCTCGGGACGGTCTGGCGCGCGACCGACCGTGAGCGAGAGATTCAGGTCGCACTCAAGTGCGAGAACGACGGCTCGCACGATCCGGAGCAGGTTCGGGCGCACTTCCAGGGGGAACTCCAGTGGTTCCGCCGGTTCGAGGGGGGACCGGTTCCCGGATCGCTCGTGCAGTTCGTCGACGGTGCGGTCGACGGAGACACGGTGTACATCGCTACGGAACTGATCCGCGGCGGCTCGGTCGACGACGTCGTGGACCGCGAGACGGATCCGGAACCCGCCCTCGAGCGCGTTCGGGAGCTCGGCGGCCCGGTCTGCCGGACGCTCGAGTTCCTCCACGGAAACGGCGTCGCGCACCTCGATGTGACGCCGAGTAACGTGCTCGTTCGCCGGTCCGGCCAGCCCGCAGTGATCGATCTGAACGCCGCGGTGGCGACCGAGACGGAGCCGGACGTCCGCTTCGGTCGCGATCCGTTCAAACCGCCCGAACAGACGCGGACGAACAATCCCACTGCATCGATCGGCCCGTGGTCCGACGTGTACGCGCTCGGACGGTTTCTCGCCGTTCTGCTGACCGGAACGACGGAGGCGGATTCGAACGAAGCCCGGGAGCCCGTCGATCTTCAATCTCGCGGCGTCAATTGCCCGTCGGCTCTCAGCGACCCGATCCGTCGCGCGACCGCACCCAACTACCGCGACCGGTTCGACGACGCCGGCGACCTCTACGACGCGCTCGTCCCGTTCCTCGAGGTATCGGATCGAGCCGCCGAGTTGGTCCACGAGCCGTCCGAGCGCGCCGTTCGCGTTCGTCCCGGCGACACCGTCGGCCGCTGGGCGGCGGACGGACGGACTCCGACCGTCGTGTTCCCGGACGACGAGCGATACCTCTGTCCCGAACACGCCGCCCTCGAGTGCGACGAGGAGGGCTGGCAGCTTCGAGACCGGAGTCTCAACGGAACCTTCGTTCAGCGGGAGGGTCCGTGGGAGTACGTGCTCTCTCGAGAGGGGCGGGAGCGCCGGCGCGACGCTGACGCACCCCTTCCGCGCCCCGATCCGCCGGCGTCGATCCGGCTGGCCGACGGCGATCGCATCTCGCCGGTCTCACCCGACTACGGCTGTCACGTGGTGTTTCGGCCCGAAGAGTGA
- a CDS encoding DUF5305 domain-containing protein: MSGRLTETDGGTVDDERRLRSRVLLAEYRTAIIVALVVLVALGGWISYGAYATPGEETTQQRTAAWTATGDVSHAATVTEPNTVYAEGTRLENDPLYYTAISPTVDGEFVAGYDARTSDNVQVGLTVDLVYRSVGSDNTTHWSERERLASTREADVQPGENVTAAFSVNVSEITARIDEIESDLEASRGDTDIELVLEREIDGTIAGERRSTADSYRVTIDADSGTYEITDDQSYTETHEEYETETVPASVSPVRSIGGPLLVVLGIGGLVGLRYVSRRVPTPTAAEREWLAYRDDRDEFEQVITTMRLPDAALEGPRGELETLLALAEFGIDVGSAIVFDPERELYVVRGDGMVSVFEPPAKPSAAKDIDDRISFADDTPQSVTDGESIAESGSDRPALSDASDTPPVTDDRAARTDSTAASDTDSNETPAAESGTASQADPHATSAPDSGAMSESDSAVEIDDDDLLGLAGLREEDLLEPAPLGWESRSENGSNPDEATASEPGGATTSDSTGDD, from the coding sequence ATGAGTGGACGTCTGACCGAGACGGACGGCGGCACGGTGGACGACGAGCGCCGACTGCGCTCCCGCGTTCTGTTGGCGGAGTATCGGACGGCGATCATCGTCGCCCTCGTCGTGCTGGTGGCACTGGGCGGGTGGATCAGTTACGGCGCCTACGCGACGCCGGGCGAAGAGACGACGCAGCAACGGACGGCGGCCTGGACCGCGACGGGAGACGTGTCCCACGCGGCTACGGTCACCGAACCGAACACGGTCTACGCCGAGGGGACGCGCCTCGAGAACGATCCCCTCTACTATACGGCCATCAGCCCGACGGTCGACGGGGAGTTCGTCGCGGGGTACGACGCGCGAACGAGCGATAACGTCCAGGTCGGACTCACGGTCGATCTCGTGTATCGTTCCGTCGGGTCCGACAACACCACCCACTGGAGCGAGCGCGAACGACTGGCGTCGACCCGCGAAGCGGACGTGCAACCGGGAGAGAACGTCACCGCCGCGTTCTCGGTCAACGTCAGCGAGATTACGGCTCGAATCGACGAGATCGAGTCTGACCTCGAGGCCAGCCGGGGCGACACGGATATCGAACTCGTCCTCGAGCGAGAGATCGACGGCACCATCGCCGGCGAGCGACGATCGACGGCGGACAGCTATCGGGTCACGATCGATGCCGATAGCGGAACGTATGAAATCACGGACGACCAATCCTACACCGAGACTCACGAGGAGTACGAGACCGAAACCGTCCCCGCTTCGGTTAGCCCGGTTCGGAGCATCGGCGGGCCGCTGCTGGTAGTCCTCGGCATCGGCGGACTCGTCGGACTCAGATACGTCTCTCGGCGCGTTCCGACCCCGACGGCCGCCGAGCGGGAGTGGCTCGCGTATCGCGACGACCGCGACGAGTTCGAACAGGTGATCACGACCATGCGGCTGCCCGACGCCGCGCTCGAGGGTCCGCGAGGGGAACTCGAGACGCTGTTGGCGCTGGCCGAATTCGGGATCGACGTCGGATCGGCGATCGTCTTCGATCCGGAGCGGGAGCTGTACGTCGTTCGCGGCGACGGGATGGTCTCGGTCTTCGAGCCGCCGGCGAAACCGTCGGCGGCCAAGGACATCGACGATCGAATTTCGTTTGCAGACGATACCCCTCAGTCAGTAACTGACGGCGAATCGATCGCCGAAAGCGGGAGTGACCGGCCGGCACTCTCCGACGCGTCCGACACCCCACCAGTGACCGACGACCGAGCGGCGAGGACCGACTCGACGGCAGCGTCGGATACCGATTCGAACGAAACGCCTGCCGCCGAGTCGGGGACTGCTTCGCAGGCCGATCCGCATGCAACGTCGGCTCCCGATTCAGGGGCCATGTCGGAGTCGGACTCCGCCGTCGAAATCGACGACGACGACCTGCTCGGACTCGCCGGACTACGGGAAGAAGACCTCCTCGAGCCCGCGCCGCTCGGCTGGGAGTCTCGGTCCGAGAACGGATCGAACCCTGACGAAGCGACCGCGAGTGAGCCCGGCGGAGCGACCACGAGCGACTCGACCGGGGACGACTGA